From Salvelinus fontinalis isolate EN_2023a chromosome 37, ASM2944872v1, whole genome shotgun sequence, the proteins below share one genomic window:
- the nphp1 gene encoding nephrocystin-1 isoform X2 — MPPKRQGPLQTVQRETDDIKRQVDSLIKDARLSGGSGRTEAYQSRCIHLQNLVEETTRKLKKLTKADEPAPVGNYDQRKMEEECRLRGIEEKLLVLVQELSPPQKREGGSCQAQEDEEEEDSEEEESEEESVEDEEEVDEEDVVTKTMEQIPESGTATYMVISAFKGEQEGDLTIQMGEVLTILSKNEDGWWLAQDSKGSKGLVPKTYLKRYSDQDEDDDEEASEDEELESKRKQSSNWDSVRRAITEIDATDVLSAMGAIPAGFRSSTLSKLLDEGITYRASHYIQPELSQSKLSFKDLFRDPDTGKVRQRTARTSLTLTVWSCKSIPTPGVGVQVLSRHIRLCAFDGTRVLSNIHTIRATCQANNVKTWSFSPRMTGSLPSLLDGDCFLRCNSDAPELGILFELGVTYIRNSTGERGDLSCGWAFLKLFDTNGAPVPHRTYELLVHGGTPYEKDIEVDPSLTRGATGTGMFQQMMLSRKLPKLFLKLKSPNVRTRSQLSALPDTLVGSLSSIHLLVLHRQLLADILLMDRATMQNAEVLVGG, encoded by the exons ATGCCACCAAAAAGACAAGGGCCTCTGCAAACAGTGCAAAGAGAGACGGATGATATCAAAAGACAG GTTGACAGTCTGATAAAAGATGCACGGCTGTCGGGTGGGTCAGGGCGCACAGAGGCATATCAGAG TCGATGCATACATCTACAAAACTTAGTGGAGGAGACAACCAGGAAGCTCAAGAAGTTAACCAAG GCTGATGAGCCAGCCCCAGTGGGGAATTACGACCAGAGGAAGatggaggaggaatgccgtttgCGGGGGATTGAGGAGAAGCTGCTGGTCCTAGTCCAGGAGCTCTCTCCGCCCCAGAAACGTGAGGGAGG GTCATGCCAAGCccaggaagatgaggaggaggaagacagtgaggaagaggagagtgaagaggagaGTGTAGAAGATGAGGAAGAAGTTGATGAGGAAGATGTAGTCACAAAGACCATGGAACAAATCCCAGAGTCAGGCACTGCCACATATATGGTCATCAGTGCCTTTAAAGGAGAGCAGGAAGGAGATCTTACCATTCAG ATGGGTGAGGTCCTGACGATTCTCAGTAAAAATGAGGATGGCTGGTGGCTTGCTCAGGACTCAAAGGGCAGTAAGGGACTAGTCcccaaaacctacttgaag AGATATTCAGACcaggatgaggatgatgatgaggaaGCGTCAGAGGATGAGGAGCTTGAGTCCAAAAGGAAGCAGAG CTCAAACTGGGACAGTGTGAGGAGAGCCATCACTGAG ATTGATGCTACTGATGTTCTGTCAGCCATGGGTGCTATCCCTGCTGGGTTCAGGTCATCCACCCTCTCTAAACTACTAGATGAAG GGATTACCTACAGAGCAagtcactacatccagccagagTTGAGCCAATCCAAACTGTCCTTCAAAGACCTCTTCCGGGACCCAGACACTGGAAAG GTTCGTCAGAGGACAGCGAGGACGTCCCTCACTCTGACTGTGTGGAGCTGTAAGAGTATCCCCACCCCAGGGGTCGGAGTTCAAGTCCTCAGTCGGCACATCCGCCTCTGCGCTTTCGACGGTACTCGG GTTCTTAGTAACATCCACACCATCCGAGCCACTTGCCAAGCAAACAACGTCAAGACCTGGTCCTTTTCTCCCCGG ATGACTGGGAGTCTACCCAGCCTTTTGGACGGGGACTGTTTTCTGAGGTGCAACTCGGACGCTCCTGAGCTGGGAATATTATTTGAACTTGGCGTCACATACATCCGAAAT tctacaggtgagagaggagacctGAGCTGTGGCTGGGCCTTCCTGAAGCTCTTTGACACCAACGGAGCACCTGTCCCACACAG gACCTATGAATTGCTTGTGCATGGAGGCACACCGTATGAAAAGGACATAGAGGTGGATCCGTCATTAACAAGAGGAG CCACAGGAACAGGCATGTTCCAGCAGATGATGTTGTCCAGGAAACTCCCTAAACTCTTCCTCAAGCTGAAATCGCCAAACGTTCGCACAAGGTCACAGCTGAG TGCTCTTCCAGACACTCTAGTGGGCAGTCTCTCCAGTATACACCTGCTGGTTCTACACAGACAACTACTGGCAGATATTCTGCTTATGGACAGGGCTACCATGCAGAATGCAG